A single window of Streptomyces griseoviridis DNA harbors:
- a CDS encoding DUF3592 domain-containing protein produces MATVTGGLLCAGTALFLLLCALIEVLHTRRLTRSGVRTEGTVIANVPLRVDDGPARIPVIAFADQQGRRVEFRPRMRGRGMGLPTGATVPVVHPPGRPRQARVLTRRHMTGPAVALTLGAAAFLGVAAVIVAG; encoded by the coding sequence ATGGCGACGGTGACCGGGGGGCTGCTCTGCGCGGGGACGGCCCTGTTCCTCCTCCTCTGCGCGCTGATCGAGGTCCTGCACACCAGGCGGCTCACCCGCAGCGGGGTGCGCACCGAGGGGACCGTGATCGCCAACGTGCCGCTGCGCGTCGACGACGGTCCGGCCCGTATCCCGGTGATCGCGTTCGCCGACCAGCAGGGCAGGCGGGTGGAGTTCAGGCCCCGGATGCGCGGCCGGGGCATGGGTCTGCCGACCGGCGCCACCGTACCGGTGGTCCATCCGCCCGGACGCCCGCGCCAGGCACGGGTGCTGACGCGACGTCATATGACGGGTCCGGCGGTGGCGTTGACGCTGGGCGCCGCCGCGTTCCTCGGCGTCGCCGCCGTCATCGTGGCGGGCTGA
- a CDS encoding GH3 family domain-containing protein codes for MNSADPRPGTDRAARYTARVLAERATLLAALGDPAGHRRQVLDDLLRFNAGTDYGTAHGFARIRTLDEYRAAVPLQTYADLEPWIERSAAGEAGVLTADRPAVFFTSSGTTGVHKKIPVTPRFMRTTFFPFYYAAWAPLLRHFPEVLHRPDAVLNLKHDPLTRPPTTASGRPHVGASQVDFGETFGEPLSREPGTDAPWAALPVPVAAQDHLEKAYLRLRLAVAGDVRCVIGINPAMVAALPHQLRLWWPRIVKEIRDGTLGGLPHTAPDPARAAELERIADRFGTVRPAHMWPRMRALFCWTTGLATLYLPRLREEFGPGVTVLPAPVAASEGPVAVALDRHAGAGSPVVTASVYEFADADEDLAPDTPTLLAEDLEPGRDYHVVFSHVGGLYRYAVGDVVRVVDRAHGVPRLAYAGRATRSDHAGERLRDAQVVRALSGALDATGLELHNAATRVESADGTARYTVAVAPTTPWHDDESAAFSARLDEGLARESPGYRSARATGRLAAPTALRLPADAFLRDWQDTVAGGVRPTQVKDRMFRQDPAAWARLVGPAATAPGSPPQEDAV; via the coding sequence ATGAACTCGGCTGACCCGCGGCCCGGCACCGACCGCGCGGCGCGCTACACCGCACGGGTCCTCGCCGAACGGGCCACGCTGCTGGCCGCACTCGGCGACCCGGCCGGCCACCGCCGCCAGGTCCTCGACGACCTCCTACGGTTCAACGCGGGCACCGACTACGGCACCGCCCACGGCTTCGCCCGGATCCGCACCCTCGACGAGTACCGCGCGGCCGTGCCCCTCCAGACGTACGCCGACCTCGAACCGTGGATCGAGCGCAGCGCGGCGGGCGAGGCGGGCGTCCTCACCGCCGACCGGCCCGCCGTCTTCTTCACCAGCAGCGGAACCACCGGCGTCCACAAGAAGATCCCGGTCACCCCGCGCTTCATGCGCACCACCTTCTTCCCCTTCTACTACGCGGCTTGGGCCCCGCTGCTCCGCCACTTCCCCGAGGTGCTGCACCGCCCGGACGCGGTCCTCAACCTCAAGCACGACCCGCTCACCCGACCGCCCACCACCGCCTCAGGCCGGCCCCATGTCGGCGCCAGCCAGGTCGACTTCGGGGAGACCTTCGGCGAACCCCTCTCCCGTGAACCAGGCACCGACGCCCCCTGGGCGGCCCTGCCGGTACCGGTCGCCGCCCAGGACCACCTGGAGAAGGCGTACCTGCGGCTGCGCCTCGCCGTCGCGGGCGACGTCCGCTGCGTCATCGGGATCAACCCGGCCATGGTCGCCGCCCTGCCCCACCAACTGCGCCTGTGGTGGCCGCGGATCGTCAAGGAGATCCGCGACGGCACCCTCGGCGGCCTCCCGCACACCGCCCCCGACCCGGCCCGCGCCGCCGAACTGGAGCGGATCGCCGACCGGTTCGGCACCGTGCGGCCCGCCCATATGTGGCCCAGGATGCGCGCCCTGTTCTGCTGGACCACCGGCCTCGCCACCCTCTATCTGCCCAGACTGCGCGAGGAGTTCGGCCCCGGCGTGACCGTGCTGCCCGCCCCGGTCGCCGCCTCCGAGGGCCCGGTCGCCGTCGCTCTCGACCGGCACGCCGGCGCGGGCAGCCCCGTCGTCACCGCGTCCGTGTACGAGTTCGCCGACGCCGACGAGGACCTGGCGCCCGACACCCCGACCCTGCTCGCCGAGGACCTCGAACCCGGCCGCGACTACCACGTCGTCTTCAGCCATGTCGGCGGCCTCTACCGCTACGCCGTAGGGGACGTCGTCCGGGTCGTCGACCGCGCCCACGGCGTCCCCCGCCTCGCCTACGCGGGGCGCGCGACCCGCAGCGACCACGCCGGGGAGCGGCTGCGCGACGCCCAAGTCGTCCGGGCCCTGTCCGGCGCCCTCGACGCCACCGGCCTCGAACTGCACAACGCCGCCACCCGGGTGGAGAGCGCGGACGGCACCGCCCGCTACACCGTCGCCGTCGCCCCCACCACCCCCTGGCACGACGACGAGTCGGCCGCCTTCAGCGCCCGGCTCGACGAGGGGCTGGCCCGCGAGTCGCCCGGCTACCGCAGCGCGCGGGCCACCGGGCGGCTCGCCGCGCCCACCGCGCTCCGGCTGCCGGCCGACGCGTTCCTGCGCGACTGGCAGGACACCGTCGCGGGCGGCGTCCGCCCCACCCAGGTCAAGGACCGCATGTTCCGCCAGGACCCGGCCGCGTGGGCACGCCTCGTCGGCCCCGCCGCCACCGCACCCGGTTCGCCGCCCCAGGAGGACGCCGTATGA
- a CDS encoding class I SAM-dependent methyltransferase produces MTTDAHSTRSTGSLTRGRLSPLDQLRLFEKKYDAVTTDLVGRLPLAPTWRCLDLGAGAGSMAYWLAERVTEGSVIALDTDTGHLEPDRAPNLTIRQEDLTEAEFPDGGFDLILVRAVLEHLRAPEEALARITRWLAPGGWLVAEDFYYLPAEHAPTPVGRALVGGYVRRMEAQGADMRWARGLPAALSRAGLTAVDSQVTPAGPGQSAADDELIGTRLRQEGHTLVDSGLVTAEQLADFLDALGTPRGQDMTTLLISAWGQRPPNG; encoded by the coding sequence ATGACAACGGACGCGCACTCCACCCGCAGCACCGGATCGCTGACCCGGGGACGCCTCTCCCCGCTCGACCAACTGCGGCTGTTCGAGAAGAAGTACGACGCGGTGACCACCGACCTCGTCGGCCGGCTGCCCCTCGCGCCCACCTGGCGCTGCCTCGACCTCGGAGCGGGCGCGGGGTCCATGGCCTACTGGCTGGCGGAGCGGGTCACCGAGGGCTCGGTGATCGCCCTGGACACCGACACCGGACACCTGGAACCCGACCGGGCACCCAACTTGACGATCCGTCAAGAAGACCTGACGGAAGCTGAGTTCCCGGACGGCGGCTTCGACCTGATCCTCGTGCGCGCCGTCCTCGAACACCTCCGGGCGCCCGAGGAGGCGCTCGCCCGCATCACCCGCTGGCTCGCGCCGGGCGGCTGGCTGGTCGCGGAGGACTTCTACTACCTCCCCGCCGAACACGCCCCCACCCCCGTCGGCAGAGCCCTCGTCGGCGGCTATGTGCGGCGGATGGAGGCCCAGGGCGCCGACATGCGCTGGGCCCGCGGCCTGCCCGCCGCCCTGAGCCGCGCGGGACTCACCGCCGTCGACTCACAGGTCACCCCCGCGGGACCGGGCCAGTCCGCGGCCGACGACGAACTCATCGGCACCCGGCTGCGCCAGGAGGGCCACACCCTCGTCGACAGCGGCCTCGTCACCGCCGAGCAGCTCGCCGACTTCCTCGACGCCCTCGGCACCCCACGGGGCCAGGACATGACCACCCTGCTGATCTCCGCGTGGGGACAGCGCCCCCCGAACGGCTGA
- a CDS encoding NAD(P)H-binding protein, with the protein MGADSTALVIGATGNVGPNVVRQLIGEGVTTRALLLPDDPRAGRLPAEGVEIFHGDLADPDSLLPALEGVDAVLLMWPFFTLDVETAPAVLAHIERHARRVVFVSSIGVHIGYEHADNNCHAYLEQLIEKTGLAWTFLQTTGFTANARLSYAAQIKATGVVRSPYGAAARSSIHEEDVAAVAVRALTGGDLAGRRLVITGPEVLTQVEQVRIIGELIGRELSWQDVPAEAALNAMVGAGWPPAYASGALDYFSQLTEEPELVTTTVEEVIGRPPRTFREWAAEFADDFR; encoded by the coding sequence ATGGGTGCGGACAGTACGGCTCTGGTCATCGGAGCCACCGGGAACGTCGGCCCCAACGTCGTACGGCAGTTGATCGGCGAGGGCGTCACCACCCGCGCGCTGCTCCTGCCGGACGACCCCAGGGCGGGCCGCCTGCCGGCCGAGGGCGTCGAGATCTTCCACGGCGACCTGGCCGACCCCGACAGCCTGCTGCCCGCCCTCGAAGGCGTCGACGCCGTCCTGCTGATGTGGCCGTTCTTCACCCTCGACGTCGAGACCGCCCCGGCCGTCCTGGCGCACATCGAACGCCACGCCCGGCGCGTCGTCTTCGTCTCCTCGATCGGGGTGCACATCGGCTACGAGCACGCCGACAACAACTGCCACGCCTACCTGGAGCAGTTGATCGAGAAGACCGGTCTCGCGTGGACGTTCCTCCAGACCACCGGGTTCACCGCCAACGCCCGCCTCTCCTACGCCGCCCAGATCAAGGCGACCGGCGTGGTGCGCTCCCCCTACGGCGCCGCCGCCCGCTCCTCCATCCACGAGGAGGACGTCGCCGCCGTCGCCGTCCGCGCCCTGACCGGCGGCGACCTCGCGGGCCGCCGCCTGGTCATCACCGGACCCGAGGTCCTCACCCAGGTCGAACAGGTGCGGATCATCGGCGAACTGATCGGCCGCGAACTGAGCTGGCAGGACGTCCCCGCCGAGGCCGCCCTGAACGCCATGGTGGGGGCCGGCTGGCCGCCCGCCTACGCCAGCGGCGCCCTCGACTACTTCTCCCAGCTGACCGAGGAGCCCGAACTGGTCACCACGACCGTCGAAGAGGTCATCGGCCGCCCGCCGCGCACCTTCCGCGAGTGGGCCGCGGAGTTCGCCGATGACTTCCGCTGA
- a CDS encoding DUF6182 family protein, with protein sequence MTIDTDTGTDAVQGSLRAAVAERLRRARPELAARHDLSTAAGLAAAGAAAGDDAGDDTLVAVVVRDLDLAGWARQTCAYALGLDAAEAAAWRRAFTRTVFLAGDPERIGARFPLARTAPDGSAAWTAPGPPGATTALRRLLKLLQAPAAIRAGEDTAFEIPRHPAYRTPVVSRPPVRRDLCLATVDCTLADALVHLNHLLAEAVMDGLLAPGDRLVLRTVPRPAADLNRFAAVRAVPDPHAPDRLRLAAALTTPSAAGPDVGPV encoded by the coding sequence GTGACCATCGACACCGACACCGGCACCGACGCCGTCCAGGGGAGCCTGCGGGCCGCCGTCGCGGAACGGCTGCGCCGGGCGCGGCCCGAACTCGCCGCGCGCCACGACCTGTCGACGGCGGCGGGCCTGGCCGCGGCCGGCGCGGCGGCGGGCGACGACGCGGGCGACGACACCCTGGTGGCCGTCGTGGTGCGCGACCTGGACCTCGCCGGCTGGGCTCGGCAGACCTGCGCGTACGCGCTGGGACTCGACGCCGCGGAGGCCGCCGCCTGGCGCCGCGCCTTCACCAGGACCGTGTTCCTGGCGGGGGACCCCGAGCGGATCGGGGCCCGCTTCCCGCTCGCCAGGACCGCCCCCGACGGGTCGGCCGCGTGGACGGCGCCAGGACCGCCCGGCGCCACCACCGCGCTGCGCCGGCTGCTGAAACTCCTCCAGGCGCCCGCCGCGATCCGGGCCGGCGAGGACACTGCGTTCGAGATCCCGCGCCACCCGGCGTACCGGACGCCGGTGGTGAGCCGTCCGCCGGTGCGCAGGGACCTGTGCCTGGCCACCGTCGACTGCACGCTGGCCGACGCGCTGGTGCACCTCAACCATCTGCTGGCCGAGGCCGTCATGGACGGTCTGCTCGCGCCGGGGGACCGGCTGGTGCTGCGCACGGTCCCGAGGCCGGCCGCCGACCTGAACCGCTTCGCGGCCGTCCGCGCCGTGCCCGACCCGCACGCCCCAGACCGGCTGCGCCTGGCCGCCGCGCTGACCACGCCGTCGGCCGCCGGACCAGACGTCGGGCCGGTGTGA
- a CDS encoding WxL protein peptidoglycan domain-containing protein — protein sequence MRAPAPHPRTSRLRALTRAVVATLLAALAFTGTAGAPARAAGGDVTWTVRTAANGYGKDRSSFSHAVNPGGHVEDAMVVANHGEEPLRLTVYAADGYTTEKGQLDLLTREKKSAGVGAWVRARKESVLIAPGKSAEVPFTIDIPRNATPGDHVGGILTSLKQADDTEGIAVDRRLGIRVKLRVSGPLRPTLAVERPHIDYHSTANPFGQGDATVTYTLHNTGNALLSAAQQVTLTGPFGTLRTDAGTIAAAPELLPGERWTVTVPVHGVTPALRLTATATVTPAITDAAGSTTSLRPVEATVTGWAVPWTLVLAVLCLLAAATAAFLLRRRARSRAAEREETRVRDAVARALHERERQDV from the coding sequence ATGCGCGCACCCGCACCGCACCCCCGCACCTCCCGCCTCCGCGCCCTGACCCGCGCCGTCGTCGCGACGCTGCTCGCGGCCCTCGCGTTCACCGGCACGGCCGGGGCTCCCGCCCGCGCCGCCGGCGGAGACGTCACCTGGACGGTCAGGACCGCCGCGAACGGGTACGGGAAGGACCGGTCGAGCTTCAGCCACGCCGTCAACCCCGGCGGGCATGTCGAGGACGCCATGGTCGTCGCCAACCACGGTGAGGAGCCGCTGCGCCTGACGGTCTACGCCGCCGACGGCTACACCACCGAGAAGGGCCAACTCGACCTGCTCACGCGGGAGAAGAAGTCCGCGGGCGTCGGCGCCTGGGTGCGCGCCCGGAAGGAGAGCGTCCTGATCGCCCCGGGGAAGAGTGCCGAGGTCCCCTTCACCATCGACATACCGCGCAACGCCACCCCCGGTGACCACGTCGGCGGCATCCTCACCTCCCTCAAGCAGGCCGACGACACCGAGGGCATCGCCGTCGACCGACGCCTCGGCATCCGCGTCAAGCTGCGCGTCAGCGGCCCCCTGCGCCCCACCCTCGCCGTCGAGCGGCCGCACATCGACTACCACAGCACCGCCAACCCCTTCGGCCAGGGCGACGCCACCGTCACCTACACCCTCCACAACACCGGCAACGCCCTGCTCTCCGCCGCCCAACAGGTCACCCTCACCGGTCCCTTCGGCACCCTGCGCACCGACGCGGGCACCATCGCCGCGGCGCCCGAGCTGCTGCCGGGCGAGCGCTGGACGGTGACGGTACCCGTCCACGGCGTCACGCCCGCGCTGCGGCTGACCGCCACCGCCACGGTCACCCCGGCGATCACCGACGCGGCCGGTTCCACCACGTCCCTGCGGCCCGTCGAGGCCACCGTCACCGGCTGGGCCGTGCCCTGGACCCTCGTCCTCGCGGTGCTGTGCCTGCTCGCCGCCGCGACCGCCGCCTTCCTGTTGCGCCGCCGCGCCCGCTCCCGCGCCGCCGAGCGCGAGGAGACCCGGGTCCGTGACGCCGTCGCGCGGGCCCTGCACGAGCGGGAGCGGCAGGACGTCTGA
- a CDS encoding MFS transporter, protein MHQRPAARRDTALWTLIIASAAGFMAALDNLVVTTALPSIREDLGGGLGDLEWTVSAYTLTFAVLLMLGAALGDRFGRRLLFTIGLCVFTAASAGAALAPGMEALIAARAVQGLGAAIMMPLTLTLLSAAVPPERRGVAFGVWGAVNGLAVAAGPLIGGTLTEHLSWQWIFWVNVPLGAVLVPLALLRLDESRGPFPRLDLPGTALVSTGLFGIVYGLIRGNGDGWTSAPVLGGLIGGTLLIAAFVGYETRAVNPMLPMRLFRGRAFSAVNAASLLMFVGMFGSIFLLSQFLQDVGGYSPMEAGVRMLPWTAMPMIAAPVAGALSDRFGGQPVVVTGLLFQATGLALLALVVSPDLSYPELIPSLVVSGLGMGFFFAPTAGLVMSSVRPEEQGIASGSNNALREVGGALGVATMSAVFSAQGGYTSARAFVDGLTPALWTGTAAVLLAAVAAALVPRHTGRVRDKDAPHQDPVTA, encoded by the coding sequence ATGCACCAGCGACCGGCAGCCCGTCGCGACACCGCGTTATGGACGCTGATCATCGCCAGCGCGGCCGGCTTCATGGCCGCCCTCGACAACCTCGTCGTCACCACCGCCCTGCCCTCGATCCGCGAGGACCTCGGAGGCGGACTCGGCGACCTGGAGTGGACGGTGAGCGCCTACACCCTCACCTTCGCCGTGCTCCTGATGCTGGGCGCCGCCCTCGGCGACCGGTTCGGCCGCCGCCTGCTGTTCACCATCGGCCTCTGCGTCTTCACCGCCGCCTCCGCGGGCGCCGCCCTCGCGCCCGGCATGGAGGCCCTCATCGCCGCGCGGGCCGTCCAGGGACTGGGCGCCGCCATCATGATGCCGCTCACCCTCACCCTGCTCTCCGCCGCCGTCCCGCCCGAGCGGCGCGGTGTCGCCTTCGGTGTCTGGGGCGCGGTCAACGGCCTCGCGGTCGCCGCGGGCCCGCTCATCGGCGGCACCCTCACCGAACACCTCTCCTGGCAGTGGATCTTCTGGGTCAACGTCCCGCTGGGCGCCGTCCTCGTCCCGCTGGCGCTGCTGCGCCTCGACGAGAGCCGCGGCCCCTTCCCCCGGCTCGACCTGCCCGGCACCGCGCTCGTCAGCACCGGCCTGTTCGGCATCGTCTACGGACTGATCCGCGGCAACGGCGACGGCTGGACCAGCGCTCCCGTCCTCGGCGGGCTGATCGGCGGCACCCTGCTGATCGCCGCGTTCGTCGGCTACGAGACGCGCGCGGTGAACCCGATGCTGCCGATGCGGCTGTTCCGCGGCCGGGCCTTCAGCGCCGTCAACGCCGCCAGCCTCCTCATGTTCGTCGGCATGTTCGGATCCATCTTCCTGCTCAGCCAGTTCCTCCAGGACGTCGGCGGCTACTCGCCGATGGAGGCGGGCGTGCGGATGCTGCCGTGGACCGCCATGCCGATGATCGCCGCGCCCGTCGCCGGCGCCCTCTCCGACCGCTTCGGCGGCCAACCCGTCGTGGTCACCGGCCTGTTGTTCCAGGCCACCGGACTCGCACTGCTCGCCCTCGTGGTCTCGCCCGACCTGTCGTACCCCGAACTGATCCCGAGCCTGGTCGTCAGCGGCCTCGGCATGGGCTTCTTCTTCGCCCCGACGGCCGGCCTGGTGATGAGCAGCGTCCGCCCCGAGGAGCAGGGCATCGCCTCCGGCTCCAACAACGCGCTGCGCGAGGTCGGCGGCGCCCTCGGCGTCGCCACCATGTCCGCGGTCTTCTCCGCGCAGGGCGGCTACACCTCCGCCCGCGCGTTCGTCGACGGACTCACCCCCGCGCTGTGGACCGGCACCGCGGCCGTCCTGCTCGCCGCCGTGGCCGCCGCCCTGGTGCCCCGGCACACCGGACGCGTCCGCGACAAGGACGCCCCCCACCAGGACCCCGTCACGGCCTGA
- a CDS encoding YceI family protein: MAVHGNAVQFRPTTGTYTIDPAQSAVRFRIRNFFGLVVVRGTFAVDRGEVVVADPVDASTVDAYISAASIDTANAKRDSHVREAAFLDVATHPEMHFRGERVETGDEAHLLHGRLTVRGIGKPAALTLDGLAGDDRRLVCHAVTTVDRYAFGVTKGKGSMGRHLTLELDVVAERN, translated from the coding sequence ATGGCCGTTCACGGAAACGCCGTACAGTTCAGGCCCACAACAGGCACGTACACCATCGACCCCGCACAGTCGGCGGTCAGGTTCCGAATCCGCAATTTCTTCGGACTCGTCGTCGTCCGCGGCACGTTCGCCGTCGACCGCGGCGAAGTGGTGGTCGCCGACCCGGTGGACGCCTCGACCGTCGACGCCTACATCTCGGCCGCCAGCATCGACACCGCCAACGCCAAGCGCGACAGCCATGTCCGCGAGGCCGCGTTCCTGGACGTCGCCACCCACCCCGAGATGCACTTCCGCGGCGAGCGCGTCGAGACCGGCGACGAGGCCCATCTGCTGCACGGGCGGCTGACCGTGCGCGGGATCGGCAAGCCGGCCGCGCTGACCCTCGACGGCCTCGCGGGCGACGACCGCAGACTGGTCTGCCACGCGGTCACCACCGTCGACCGGTACGCCTTCGGCGTCACCAAGGGCAAGGGCTCCATGGGCCGCCACCTCACCCTGGAACTCGACGTGGTCGCCGAACGGAACTGA
- a CDS encoding putative quinol monooxygenase, whose protein sequence is MTSADPAGEGFRTFLVLRTGGPEASAAALDTLHTEVAHRISRLDGFLSCRTHLGLDGDVVVHTVGWRDEASARGTYPATTLGEALLARLGRQVMLRTDLVGGAPGPGVRGPASAMPPGLACVAIRYVADRAAGEAMADLLLRSGDWKKDFPGFVSATPYLGPDGTTYVNYPQWTDRAAFDAYMADPRNAAGQQDIADLEVAPPDLLLCTLVAETVAAS, encoded by the coding sequence ATGACTTCCGCTGACCCGGCGGGGGAGGGGTTCAGGACCTTCCTGGTACTGCGCACCGGCGGCCCCGAGGCGTCGGCGGCGGCGCTCGACACGCTGCACACGGAGGTCGCGCACCGGATCAGCCGCCTGGACGGCTTCCTCTCCTGCCGCACCCACCTCGGCCTCGACGGCGACGTCGTCGTGCACACCGTCGGCTGGCGGGACGAGGCGAGCGCCCGGGGCACCTACCCGGCCACCACCCTCGGCGAGGCGCTCCTCGCCCGGCTCGGCCGGCAGGTCATGCTCCGCACCGACCTGGTCGGCGGCGCCCCGGGACCCGGCGTGCGGGGCCCGGCCTCGGCGATGCCGCCCGGCCTCGCCTGCGTCGCGATCCGCTACGTCGCCGACCGGGCGGCGGGCGAGGCGATGGCGGACCTGCTGTTGCGCAGCGGCGACTGGAAGAAGGACTTCCCCGGGTTCGTCTCGGCGACGCCCTACCTCGGCCCCGACGGCACGACCTACGTCAACTACCCGCAGTGGACCGACCGCGCCGCCTTCGACGCGTACATGGCCGACCCGCGCAACGCGGCCGGGCAGCAGGACATCGCCGACCTGGAGGTCGCACCGCCCGACCTGCTGCTGTGCACGCTGGTCGCCGAGACCGTCGCGGCCAGTTAG
- a CDS encoding class I SAM-dependent methyltransferase produces the protein MTAQGEHRAAERPLTGRGAHLAVELPLTGRGEHLAVDPSLTGQGEQRAVESPLTARGEHRAIGLPLTVQGAQRAVELPLTAQGERTPVEPSLTGLERTALLTAALRAAETSRPDRLYTDPYAAGLAGEAGWALLAEVAAAGRRRTAGRDVPSTPDFNAIRTRFLDDHLRRLTREQGIRQVVSAPAGLDTRAWRLRWPDGTRWFEIDRPALLDHKRRRLAEATPRADLRTVAADLTGPDWEQSLHASGYDPTRPSVWVLEGLLYYLPEDAVRRLLTRIAACSAPGSEIAADLVNTAALTLSDMRPLLAVFEEWGTPWVSGSDEPEHLFDTCGYTVTARQPGDEEADFGRWPDPVVPREVPGARRVFFVHGSLRAPR, from the coding sequence ATGACCGCGCAGGGCGAACACCGCGCCGCCGAGCGGCCGTTGACCGGGCGGGGCGCACACCTCGCCGTCGAGTTGCCGTTGACCGGGCGGGGCGAACATCTTGCCGTCGATCCGTCGTTGACCGGGCAGGGTGAACAACGCGCCGTCGAGTCGCCGTTGACCGCGCGGGGCGAACACCGCGCCATCGGGCTGCCGTTGACCGTCCAGGGTGCACAACGGGCCGTCGAGCTGCCGTTGACCGCGCAGGGCGAACGCACACCCGTCGAGCCGTCGTTGACCGGGCTGGAGCGCACCGCGCTGCTCACCGCCGCGCTGCGGGCCGCCGAGACCAGCCGTCCCGACCGGCTGTACACCGACCCCTACGCGGCCGGCCTGGCAGGGGAGGCGGGCTGGGCGCTGCTCGCCGAGGTCGCCGCGGCCGGCCGCCGCCGCACCGCCGGCCGGGACGTGCCCAGCACCCCCGACTTCAACGCCATCCGCACCCGCTTCCTCGACGACCACCTGCGCCGCCTCACCCGCGAACAGGGCATCCGCCAGGTCGTGTCGGCGCCTGCGGGCCTAGACACCCGCGCCTGGCGGCTGAGATGGCCGGACGGCACCCGCTGGTTCGAGATCGACCGGCCCGCCCTCCTCGACCACAAACGCCGCCGGCTGGCCGAGGCCACACCCCGCGCCGACCTGCGCACCGTCGCGGCCGACCTCACCGGCCCCGACTGGGAGCAGTCCCTGCACGCGAGCGGCTACGACCCCACCCGCCCCTCGGTGTGGGTGCTCGAGGGCCTGCTGTACTACCTCCCCGAGGACGCGGTGCGCCGACTGCTGACCAGGATCGCCGCCTGCTCCGCGCCCGGCAGCGAGATCGCCGCCGACCTGGTCAACACGGCCGCCCTCACGCTGTCCGACATGCGGCCCCTGCTCGCCGTCTTCGAGGAGTGGGGCACGCCCTGGGTGTCAGGCAGCGACGAGCCCGAGCACCTCTTCGACACCTGCGGCTACACCGTGACGGCCCGCCAACCCGGCGACGAGGAAGCCGACTTCGGCCGCTGGCCCGATCCGGTGGTGCCGCGCGAGGTGCCCGGCGCGCGCCGGGTGTTCTTCGTCCACGGCTCGCTGCGGGCGCCCCGGTGA